In the Rubrivivax gelatinosus IL144 genome, GCATAGATGCGGTTGAGCTGCTCGCGCGTCTTGATGATCTCGCGGGCCTGGATCTCGATGTCGCTGGCCTGGCCCTGGGCGCCGCCCGAGGGCTGGTGGATCATCACGCGGGAGTTCGGCAGCGCGAAGCGCTTGCCCTTGGCGCCGGCCATCAGCAGGAAGCTGCCCATGCTGGCGGCCATGCCCATGCACAGCGTCGAGACCTCCGGCTTGATGAAGTTCATCGTGTCGAAGATCGACAGGCCCGCGCTGACGCTGCCGCCCGGCGAGTTGATGTACAGGAAGATGTCCTTGTCCGGGTTCTCGGACTCCAGGAACAGCAGCTGAGCGCAAACGAGATTCGCGACCTGGTCGTTGACAGGGCCGACAAGGAAGACGATCC is a window encoding:
- the clpP gene encoding ATP-dependent Clp endopeptidase proteolytic subunit ClpP codes for the protein MSVIETTGLGMVPMVIEQSGRGERAYDIYSRLLRERIVFLVGPVNDQVANLVCAQLLFLESENPDKDIFLYINSPGGSVSAGLSIFDTMNFIKPEVSTLCMGMAASMGSFLLMAGAKGKRFALPNSRVMIHQPSGGAQGQASDIEIQAREIIKTREQLNRIYAERTGQSIEKIEADMERDMWLSPSEAKDYGLIDQVLEKRG